Proteins from a single region of Halobaculum sp. CBA1158:
- a CDS encoding acetamidase/formamidase family protein has product MPDRRFAVDDVPDPDVRLEDADAHVHYDWDSARDPVATVDPGTVVRFDCRDAYDGQARPPATVEDVLAVDAPGHPLVGPVAVEGVEPGDTLRVDLLAFEHEGWGLTAVPQPEREAGLLPEEFPDAHVREWDLDATRDGVPVAEFAADDAPEVAVPIAPFPGNLGVAPAADGAHSTTPPRRVGGNLDVKHLTAGATLFLPVEVAGGLFSLGDCHAAQGDGEVCLTGIEAPMSATARLDVVRDRPIDRPELDTTGPFTPTGRDEPMHATCGVDSDLMEAAREAIRGTIAHLHERRGFSRADAYVLASVAVDLKVSQVVDAPNWTVTAYLPESVLVGDD; this is encoded by the coding sequence ATGCCGGATCGCCGATTCGCCGTCGACGACGTTCCCGACCCGGACGTTCGCCTCGAGGACGCGGACGCCCACGTCCACTACGACTGGGACAGCGCCCGCGACCCGGTCGCGACGGTCGACCCCGGGACTGTCGTCCGCTTCGACTGTCGGGACGCGTACGACGGACAGGCGCGGCCGCCGGCGACGGTCGAGGACGTGTTGGCCGTCGACGCGCCCGGCCACCCGCTGGTGGGTCCGGTCGCGGTCGAGGGCGTCGAACCGGGCGACACGCTCCGGGTCGACCTGCTCGCGTTCGAGCACGAGGGCTGGGGACTCACGGCCGTCCCGCAGCCGGAGCGCGAGGCCGGACTGCTGCCCGAGGAGTTCCCCGACGCCCACGTCCGCGAGTGGGACCTCGACGCGACCCGCGACGGCGTGCCGGTCGCCGAGTTCGCGGCCGACGACGCCCCCGAGGTGGCGGTCCCGATCGCGCCGTTCCCCGGGAACCTCGGCGTCGCGCCCGCGGCGGACGGCGCTCACTCCACGACCCCGCCGCGCCGCGTCGGCGGCAACCTCGACGTGAAACACCTCACCGCGGGGGCGACGCTGTTCCTCCCGGTCGAGGTCGCCGGCGGGCTGTTCTCGCTGGGCGACTGCCACGCCGCCCAGGGCGACGGCGAGGTGTGTCTCACCGGGATCGAGGCCCCGATGTCGGCCACGGCGCGCCTCGACGTGGTCCGCGACCGGCCGATCGACCGTCCGGAACTCGACACGACCGGACCGTTCACGCCGACCGGACGCGACGAGCCGATGCACGCCACCTGCGGGGTCGACTCGGACCTGATGGAGGCCGCCCGCGAGGCGATCCGGGGGACGATCGCCCACCTCCACGAGCGCCGGGGGTTCTCGCGGGCCGACGCGTACGTGCTGGCGTCGGTGGCGGTCGACCTGAAGGTCAGCCAGGTGGTCGACGCGCCAAACTGGACGGTGACGGCGTACCTCCCGGAGTCGGTGCTCGTCGGCGACGACTGA
- a CDS encoding DUF2249 domain-containing protein — protein MASVDADGDRDRDADSDAGRNADSDRDADPDRDAAETTVLDVREIDAPPFEPIMTALGDLGPGETLVIVNSFEPEPLYEQLDRRGFSHGTTQIGPDEWRVAVERE, from the coding sequence ATGGCATCCGTTGACGCCGACGGCGACCGCGACCGCGACGCCGACAGCGACGCCGGCCGAAACGCCGACAGCGACCGCGACGCAGACCCCGACCGCGACGCGGCCGAGACGACCGTGCTCGACGTGCGGGAGATCGACGCCCCGCCGTTCGAACCCATCATGACCGCCCTGGGCGACCTCGGCCCCGGTGAGACGCTCGTGATCGTCAACAGTTTCGAGCCCGAACCGCTGTACGAGCAACTCGACCGGCGGGGGTTCAGCCACGGCACGACGCAGATCGGTCCCGACGAGTGGCGGGTCGCGGTCGAACGCGAGTGA
- a CDS encoding amidase: protein MSESPPNVRSPTPEEIRELAEQHHMSLSDDEVEDFAAIIDGMMDGYERIDQLSAPAPEVKYHTRDPGYEPDAEEDPLNAFVRKCEVQGADDGPLSGYEVGLKDSVSLAGVEMTLGSKLFDGYVPSIDATIVTRMLDAGATITGKLNMEDMALSGSGELSATGPVYNPRDDDYVAGGSSSGSAAAVAAGDVDVAIGGDQGGSVRIPASWSGIVGHKPTHGLVPYTGVAGLGRSFDHVGPMGSSVEDCALLLDVLAGADGLDPRQGHVPTQEYAASLGSDPEAFTVGVLEEGFGHEQSESGVDETVRSALDAFEAAGAEVTDVSVPMHLDGLPIWNAIGLEEITATVNAECVGHYGKGFYDTQFADAFGRARRAQADDYLTTMKLTLIAGQYLSDEYRGHYHAKGQNLARKLTAAYDDALADVDVLAMPTTPQTAHEVDRDISRVEAIDRALNMLPNTAPFDNTGHPAISVPAGETDGLPVGVMFVADTFDDAIALASAHAFERHVDAGI, encoded by the coding sequence ATGTCCGAGTCACCACCCAATGTGCGGTCGCCGACCCCCGAGGAGATCCGCGAGTTGGCCGAGCAACACCACATGTCGCTGTCCGACGACGAGGTCGAGGACTTCGCGGCGATCATCGACGGGATGATGGACGGCTACGAGCGGATCGACCAGCTGTCGGCTCCCGCGCCGGAGGTGAAATACCACACCCGCGATCCGGGGTACGAACCCGACGCCGAGGAGGACCCCCTCAACGCGTTCGTCCGGAAGTGCGAGGTGCAGGGTGCCGACGACGGTCCCCTGTCGGGGTACGAGGTCGGGCTGAAGGACTCCGTCTCGCTCGCGGGCGTCGAGATGACGCTCGGCTCGAAGCTGTTCGACGGATACGTCCCCTCGATCGACGCGACGATCGTCACGCGAATGCTCGACGCGGGCGCGACGATCACGGGGAAGCTCAACATGGAGGACATGGCCCTGTCCGGCAGCGGCGAACTCTCCGCGACCGGGCCGGTGTACAACCCCCGCGACGACGACTACGTCGCCGGAGGCTCCTCCAGCGGGAGCGCGGCGGCCGTCGCCGCGGGCGACGTGGACGTGGCGATCGGGGGCGACCAGGGCGGATCGGTCCGGATCCCGGCGTCGTGGAGCGGCATCGTCGGTCACAAGCCCACCCACGGCCTCGTTCCCTACACCGGCGTCGCCGGCCTGGGGCGGTCGTTCGATCACGTCGGGCCGATGGGGTCCTCCGTCGAGGACTGCGCGCTGCTGCTCGACGTGCTCGCGGGCGCGGACGGACTCGACCCCCGGCAGGGCCACGTCCCCACGCAGGAGTACGCGGCGTCGCTGGGGAGCGATCCCGAGGCGTTCACCGTCGGCGTCCTCGAGGAGGGCTTCGGGCACGAGCAAAGCGAGTCGGGCGTCGACGAGACCGTCCGGTCCGCCCTCGACGCGTTCGAGGCGGCCGGTGCCGAGGTGACCGACGTCTCGGTCCCGATGCACCTCGACGGCCTGCCGATCTGGAACGCGATCGGCCTCGAGGAGATCACGGCGACGGTGAACGCGGAGTGCGTCGGCCACTACGGAAAGGGGTTCTACGACACGCAGTTCGCCGACGCGTTCGGTCGCGCTCGCCGCGCGCAGGCTGACGACTACCTGACGACGATGAAGCTCACCCTGATCGCCGGACAGTACCTCTCGGACGAGTACCGCGGGCACTACCACGCGAAGGGACAGAACCTCGCGCGGAAGCTGACGGCCGCCTACGACGACGCCCTCGCGGACGTGGACGTGCTCGCGATGCCGACGACCCCGCAGACCGCACACGAGGTCGACCGCGACATCTCGCGCGTCGAGGCGATCGACCGAGCGCTGAACATGCTCCCGAACACGGCCCCGTTCGACAACACCGGCCACCCGGCGATCAGCGTTCCCGCCGGGGAGACCGACGGGCTCCCGGTCGGAGTCATGTTCGTCGCCGACACCTTCGACGACGCGATCGCGCTCGCGAGCGCTCACGCCTTCGAGCGGCACGTCGACGCCGGAATCTGA
- a CDS encoding metal-dependent transcriptional regulator, producing the protein MSSADQYLLAVYIESQQTGAPASSGAVADRLARSQASATEMLHRLDDQGLVVYEPYDGATLTPAGRDRAEALHDSYVTLSWFFRSVLELETHESEAMELAGVIDPSVAERLTTVLPIGNPRSEGDQ; encoded by the coding sequence ATGAGTAGCGCAGACCAGTACCTCCTGGCCGTGTACATCGAATCGCAGCAGACCGGGGCTCCGGCCTCGTCCGGAGCCGTGGCCGACCGGCTGGCGAGATCCCAAGCGTCGGCGACGGAGATGCTTCATCGGCTTGACGACCAGGGGCTGGTGGTGTACGAACCGTACGACGGGGCGACGCTCACCCCAGCGGGCCGCGACCGGGCGGAAGCGCTCCACGACTCGTACGTGACGCTGTCGTGGTTCTTTCGGAGCGTGCTCGAGTTGGAGACTCACGAGTCGGAGGCGATGGAACTGGCCGGCGTGATCGACCCGAGCGTGGCAGAGCGACTCACGACTGTGTTGCCGATCGGGAACCCGCGGTCGGAGGGCGATCAGTAA
- a CDS encoding FAD-dependent oxidoreductase: MQTERYDTTIVGGGVAGLSAAVFTARHGLDTLVVDSGESILRRNAHLENFPGFPAGVNARQLLDLLGEQAEAAGCERVEDTVVRLEENDDETGFTVETEGGDRYHAEYVVAATKNTVDYLDGVDGVGIIDRGKAFIDTDERGRTGVEGLYAAGRLAEKPHQAIVCAGHGAEVGVAILEDDERPFYHDWVAPEGYFTDRGRDLPPGCEEIDDDDRRALELRSLETMRDRFAEPHPDEQVTHPTLSDE, from the coding sequence ATGCAAACTGAACGCTACGATACCACGATAGTCGGCGGCGGCGTCGCCGGCCTCTCGGCGGCCGTCTTCACGGCCCGTCACGGGCTGGACACCCTCGTCGTCGATTCGGGCGAGTCGATCCTCCGACGCAACGCACATCTCGAGAACTTCCCCGGCTTCCCCGCCGGCGTCAACGCCCGTCAGTTGCTCGACCTGCTCGGTGAACAGGCCGAAGCGGCCGGCTGTGAGCGCGTCGAGGACACGGTCGTCCGCCTCGAAGAGAACGACGACGAAACGGGGTTCACGGTCGAGACCGAAGGCGGGGACCGGTACCACGCCGAATACGTCGTCGCGGCGACGAAGAACACGGTCGACTATCTCGATGGCGTCGACGGCGTCGGCATCATCGACCGCGGGAAGGCGTTCATCGACACCGACGAGCGCGGTCGAACGGGTGTCGAGGGCCTGTACGCGGCCGGCCGGCTCGCCGAAAAGCCCCACCAGGCGATCGTCTGTGCCGGACACGGCGCGGAGGTCGGCGTGGCCATCCTCGAGGACGACGAGCGCCCGTTCTACCACGACTGGGTCGCACCGGAGGGGTACTTCACGGACCGAGGGCGCGACCTCCCGCCCGGCTGTGAGGAGATCGACGACGACGACCGACGCGCGCTGGAACTGCGGTCGCTGGAGACGATGCGCGACCGCTTCGCCGAACCGCATCCCGACGAGCAGGTCACCCACCCGACTCTCAGCGACGAGTAG
- a CDS encoding FAD-dependent oxidoreductase: MTTKPTRTPATDPDSPIEHDVAVVGGGASGLAAAVFVARYGLDTTVFDGGKAAITQCAHVENYLGFPGGISPNRFLDLGRAHATHEGVEVVDDRVTAVRPHENEGAFLVETAERECLAERVVVAAAYDETVLAPVAEALDESEDVEADADDLFVPTDDGRTAVDGLYVAGWMSDETAHQVGINAGHGSRVGLTLARDHMSERYWPAVGERYVDWVVHDGRYGGEGWDEHVDEWFDREMLPADHDLDSEAIAAAREDLKAEFLGRCLDEDERRQRDRAGQRELLEHVDDDLIREHVTELEGTDTTHAN, encoded by the coding sequence ATGACCACCAAACCCACACGGACGCCCGCGACCGACCCGGACTCCCCGATCGAACACGACGTCGCGGTCGTCGGCGGTGGGGCCTCCGGCCTCGCGGCCGCCGTGTTCGTCGCCCGCTACGGCCTCGACACGACGGTGTTCGACGGCGGGAAGGCGGCGATCACGCAGTGTGCACACGTCGAGAACTACCTCGGCTTCCCGGGCGGGATCAGCCCGAACAGATTCCTCGACCTGGGTCGAGCGCACGCCACCCACGAGGGTGTGGAGGTCGTCGACGACCGCGTCACGGCGGTTCGACCGCACGAGAACGAGGGCGCGTTCCTCGTCGAAACGGCCGAACGGGAGTGTCTCGCCGAACGAGTCGTCGTCGCGGCCGCATACGACGAGACCGTGCTCGCGCCGGTCGCCGAGGCACTCGACGAGTCGGAGGACGTGGAGGCCGACGCCGACGACCTGTTCGTCCCGACCGACGACGGCAGAACGGCGGTGGACGGACTGTACGTCGCCGGGTGGATGAGCGACGAGACCGCCCATCAAGTCGGGATCAACGCCGGACACGGTTCGCGGGTCGGTCTGACACTCGCCCGCGACCACATGAGCGAGCGCTACTGGCCGGCGGTCGGCGAGCGCTACGTCGACTGGGTCGTCCACGACGGCCGCTACGGTGGCGAGGGCTGGGACGAGCACGTCGACGAGTGGTTCGATCGAGAGATGCTCCCGGCCGACCACGACCTCGACTCGGAGGCCATCGCGGCCGCACGCGAGGACCTGAAGGCGGAGTTCCTCGGTCGGTGTCTCGACGAGGACGAACGGCGGCAACGAGACCGCGCGGGACAGCGGGAACTGCTCGAACACGTCGACGACGATCTGATTCGGGAACACGTAACCGAACTCGAAGGGACGGACACCACACATGCAAACTGA
- a CDS encoding ABC transporter substrate-binding protein, translating to MSGERTRRGEPTRRDTIKSAGTVAVGGLLAGCTGGDAENDLDDGGSDTADAETSDADGGTTTDGPETTSYEACIEPAGCLTFEEVPETYAVYNGAWADMAFALGQRDGFLTAGNMIPGFFFEPFGLDVPPQGDLPSMWSEGGWDKESFYELDPDVFLIDPNYLHGTGWDGSWDQSDTKEINDTVAPFFGNNSRRRREFHDYKLYTLYEAFDRLADLFQERERYEAFAEVHEEVQTEITDRLPPESERPEVGLINGGSDPNAGQFYPLNTKDEGYEMKPYRDLDVKSAFSQDLEEGGQIDYERLLDIDPEIIIVHWGIGTTGDTDSFSAEAFRDQYVTPMEDDSVGSELTAVTEGNVYPGAYGEQGPIVNLLQTEMKAQQLYPEEFGTFDPEAFPEVPEENQLFDRQRVRDIIAGDL from the coding sequence ATGAGCGGCGAGAGGACTCGGCGCGGGGAACCGACGCGCAGAGACACGATCAAGTCAGCCGGGACCGTCGCTGTCGGCGGACTGCTCGCCGGCTGTACGGGCGGTGACGCCGAGAACGACCTCGACGACGGTGGTTCGGACACCGCCGACGCCGAGACGAGCGATGCGGATGGGGGCACAACGACGGATGGCCCCGAGACGACCAGCTACGAGGCCTGTATCGAACCGGCCGGTTGTCTGACCTTCGAAGAAGTGCCCGAGACGTACGCCGTCTACAACGGCGCGTGGGCGGACATGGCGTTCGCGCTCGGACAGCGCGACGGCTTCCTCACCGCCGGCAACATGATCCCGGGGTTCTTTTTCGAGCCGTTCGGTCTCGACGTTCCCCCACAGGGCGACCTTCCGTCGATGTGGTCCGAAGGAGGCTGGGACAAGGAGAGCTTCTACGAGCTCGACCCGGACGTGTTCCTCATCGATCCGAACTACCTCCACGGGACCGGCTGGGACGGCTCGTGGGACCAGTCGGACACCAAAGAGATCAACGACACCGTCGCCCCGTTCTTCGGGAACAACTCGCGACGCCGGCGAGAGTTCCACGACTACAAGCTGTACACGCTGTATGAGGCGTTCGACCGGCTCGCCGACCTCTTCCAAGAGCGCGAGCGCTACGAGGCGTTCGCCGAGGTCCACGAGGAGGTCCAGACGGAGATCACGGACCGACTTCCGCCCGAGAGCGAGCGACCGGAAGTCGGACTGATCAACGGCGGTTCCGACCCGAACGCCGGGCAGTTCTACCCGCTGAACACGAAAGACGAGGGGTACGAGATGAAGCCGTACCGGGATCTCGACGTGAAGAGCGCCTTCTCACAGGACCTGGAGGAGGGCGGTCAGATCGACTACGAGCGCCTGCTCGACATCGATCCCGAGATCATCATCGTTCACTGGGGGATCGGGACGACGGGCGATACCGATTCGTTCTCCGCGGAGGCGTTTCGGGACCAGTATGTGACGCCGATGGAGGACGATTCCGTCGGGAGCGAACTCACCGCAGTCACGGAGGGGAACGTCTACCCCGGCGCGTACGGCGAGCAGGGCCCGATCGTCAACCTCCTACAGACCGAAATGAAGGCCCAGCAGCTGTATCCCGAGGAGTTCGGCACGTTCGACCCCGAGGCCTTCCCGGAGGTGCCCGAAGAGAACCAGCTGTTCGACCGACAGCGGGTACGAGATATCATCGCGGGTGATCTGTGA
- a CDS encoding ABC transporter substrate-binding protein: MKYGGAVVGGGLLAGCTGDGAGDAPEGNTSTEDETTDGETEDAEDQSYSVTMEPMGEVTFESVPERAVVYDPQWADHLVALGQQDAIASLGFSDGYYTGYVEALPGVSVDVDDLPGLWDSGLDKEQFYELDGDVHHVDPCRFTSFDSGLDREDFEELEENVGPFFANRFSRAHGEPPEWCRDSYEFYSLWELLDAFAEVYQVESRSEALTEVRDEMLDSIYAELPPEEERPVVGLVVYNPDEESFSPYRLNGPGFGKAHTRPLRARDAFADSDKTYAENYEGAYDMEGMLEVDPDVLLHNFDWTNGTEEMRERTEAFFALDEHPVGRELTAVQNDRIYATGSALQGPIMNLFQVELSARQIYPELFGQAPEPGDVAGLGELFDAQRVADIVNGDI; this comes from the coding sequence ATGAAATACGGCGGCGCGGTCGTGGGCGGCGGCCTGCTCGCCGGCTGTACCGGCGACGGCGCTGGCGACGCCCCCGAGGGGAACACCTCGACCGAAGACGAGACGACGGACGGGGAGACGGAGGACGCCGAGGATCAGTCCTACTCGGTGACGATGGAGCCGATGGGCGAGGTCACCTTCGAGTCGGTCCCGGAGCGGGCCGTCGTCTACGACCCGCAGTGGGCGGACCATCTGGTCGCGCTCGGCCAGCAGGACGCGATCGCTTCGCTCGGGTTCTCGGACGGGTACTACACCGGGTACGTCGAGGCGCTCCCCGGCGTCTCGGTCGACGTCGACGACCTCCCGGGACTGTGGGACAGCGGACTCGACAAAGAGCAGTTCTACGAACTCGACGGCGACGTCCACCACGTCGATCCGTGTCGGTTCACCTCGTTCGACTCCGGGTTGGACCGCGAGGACTTCGAGGAACTCGAGGAGAACGTCGGGCCCTTTTTCGCCAATCGGTTCAGTCGGGCACACGGCGAGCCGCCGGAGTGGTGTCGCGACTCCTACGAGTTCTACTCGCTGTGGGAGCTCCTCGACGCGTTCGCGGAGGTGTACCAAGTCGAGAGCAGGAGTGAGGCGCTCACGGAGGTCCGCGACGAGATGCTGGACTCCATCTACGCCGAGCTGCCGCCGGAAGAGGAGCGCCCGGTCGTCGGGCTGGTCGTGTACAACCCGGACGAGGAGTCGTTCTCCCCGTATCGGCTGAACGGTCCGGGGTTCGGAAAGGCGCACACGCGACCGCTTCGCGCGCGGGACGCGTTCGCGGACAGCGACAAGACATACGCCGAGAACTACGAGGGAGCCTACGATATGGAGGGAATGCTGGAGGTCGACCCAGACGTGCTCCTCCACAACTTCGACTGGACGAACGGAACCGAGGAGATGCGAGAGCGGACGGAGGCGTTCTTCGCACTCGACGAACACCCCGTCGGACGGGAGCTGACCGCGGTACAGAACGACCGCATCTACGCGACCGGGTCCGCGCTACAGGGCCCGATCATGAACCTCTTCCAGGTCGAGCTGTCGGCGAGACAGATCTACCCGGAGCTGTTCGGACAGGCACCGGAGCCGGGCGACGTGGCCGGGCTCGGTGAGTTGTTCGACGCTCAGCGCGTCGCGGACATCGTCAACGGAGATATCTGA
- a CDS encoding ABC transporter substrate-binding protein, whose translation MADDASEHEAPTRRDYMKYGGTVVGGSLLAGCAGQSDSGATPTETESGTDQDTDTPTEEERQTSYEACIEPNGCYTFEEVPESIVTYEQTVTDMLIALDRTENLLATAIPDRYPAEYLEQLPGVSFDSSSVENSVGVEGKEPFYEWDADIHILDHRNAKNRFGLEDSDIGELEENLGPFYGSYLRRPDYEGGVYYDLFEGFQRVAQAFQEQPNAEALSEFHTELVDEIRNELPPVSERPSVAYMNTNFWDDGQTVFVWELGLPGAQYGPFRDLEIENHSAFSGYHEGKEGINFQADFELLLDVDPEVIIYHGGLGNLRDPERDYELMVGSLQDDPVASQVTAVEEDRIYPIHGGVQGPVGRLFQTELFAKVLYPDLFGEHPYAEPPYDRLTEPLPEEHRLFDRQRLADIINGDI comes from the coding sequence ATGGCAGACGACGCTAGTGAACATGAGGCACCGACGCGGCGTGACTACATGAAGTACGGCGGGACGGTCGTCGGCGGGAGCCTGCTCGCCGGCTGTGCGGGTCAGTCGGATTCCGGAGCGACACCGACCGAGACTGAATCCGGAACCGATCAGGACACAGACACACCGACCGAGGAAGAAAGGCAAACTTCCTACGAAGCCTGTATCGAGCCCAACGGCTGCTACACGTTCGAGGAGGTGCCAGAGTCAATCGTCACCTACGAGCAGACCGTGACTGACATGCTCATCGCGCTAGACCGAACCGAGAACCTGCTCGCGACCGCAATCCCGGACCGCTACCCGGCCGAGTATCTGGAACAGCTTCCTGGCGTCTCCTTCGATTCGAGTTCCGTTGAGAATTCGGTTGGGGTCGAAGGGAAAGAACCGTTCTACGAGTGGGATGCCGATATTCACATCCTCGATCACCGAAACGCGAAGAATCGGTTCGGTCTCGAAGACTCCGATATCGGAGAGCTCGAAGAGAACCTCGGCCCCTTCTACGGGTCGTACCTGCGGCGACCTGATTACGAGGGGGGTGTGTACTACGACTTGTTCGAGGGATTCCAGAGGGTCGCACAGGCGTTCCAAGAGCAACCGAACGCCGAAGCCCTCTCAGAATTCCACACCGAGTTGGTCGACGAGATTCGTAACGAGCTTCCGCCGGTTTCCGAGCGTCCATCGGTGGCGTATATGAACACGAACTTTTGGGATGACGGACAGACAGTATTTGTCTGGGAACTGGGACTCCCTGGCGCGCAGTACGGACCGTTCCGAGACCTTGAGATCGAGAATCATAGCGCCTTTTCCGGTTACCACGAAGGGAAAGAAGGTATCAATTTCCAGGCTGACTTCGAACTCCTCTTAGATGTTGATCCAGAGGTGATTATTTATCACGGCGGCCTCGGGAACCTCCGCGATCCGGAGCGAGATTACGAGCTGATGGTCGGATCACTACAAGACGATCCCGTTGCAAGTCAAGTGACCGCCGTCGAAGAGGATCGGATCTACCCGATCCACGGCGGGGTGCAGGGACCGGTCGGTCGTCTCTTCCAGACAGAATTGTTTGCGAAGGTGCTGTACCCGGACCTCTTCGGTGAACATCCCTACGCGGAGCCGCCGTACGATCGCCTGACCGAGCCGCTCCCGGAGGAGCACCGCCTGTTCGACCGCCAGCGGCTTGCGGACATCATCAACGGGGATATCTGA
- a CDS encoding ABC transporter ATP-binding protein has protein sequence MAASDEFETELDAYREQVERPLWRLFRAYTPDHALWLTIGLVTSVLAYGTVLVTPIVLGTTIDAVFTQESAYALPLVPDAWLPIGQEAQFWFSTGVVAAALLGGALLQWVRGVAINYFAHGVMYAIRVDAYEKMQRLDMTFFDNKETGEVMSILNNDTSNLETFFDNALGDSVRIGVIVVGVTTALLYTNRQLALVTLGAVPLLVGFTWWFMRVIEPRYTRHRETIGDLNTRIENGLSGIELVKTTSTEEYENDRVRRVSRDVFDANMDVLKLSYFYRPGMELITGAALLATFVLGGLWVFSGPPLFFSGELTTGDFVVFMLLTQRLTGPMAQLSSIVDWYENAKASGKRICGLMDVPVRIEDAPNAIALEDVEGRVEYDDVTFAYDDGETVLNGVDIEAGSGETVAIVGPTGAGKSTVAKLLLRLYDVSDGAVRVDGHDVRDVRLTDLRSSIGYVSQDTFLFDGTVAENIRYGRFDADREDVVAAAEAAEAHGFIQGLSEGYDTRVGERGVKLSGGQRQRIAIARTVLQDPEILLLDEATSAVDTETEYLIQRSLDRLAADRTTLVIAHQLSTVKDADTIVVLDDGEVVERGSHEELLAADGLYANLWGVQAGEIESLPEEFLERTAESAVER, from the coding sequence ATGGCCGCCAGCGACGAGTTCGAGACCGAACTGGACGCCTACCGCGAGCAAGTCGAGCGCCCGCTCTGGCGACTGTTCCGCGCCTATACGCCCGACCACGCGCTGTGGCTCACGATCGGCCTGGTCACGAGCGTACTCGCGTACGGGACGGTGCTCGTGACGCCGATCGTCCTCGGGACGACCATCGACGCGGTGTTCACCCAGGAGAGCGCGTACGCGCTGCCGCTCGTGCCCGACGCGTGGCTCCCGATCGGACAGGAGGCGCAGTTCTGGTTCTCGACGGGCGTCGTCGCCGCTGCGCTGCTCGGGGGTGCGCTTCTCCAGTGGGTGCGTGGCGTCGCGATCAACTACTTCGCCCACGGCGTGATGTACGCGATCCGGGTCGACGCCTACGAGAAGATGCAGCGCCTGGACATGACCTTCTTCGACAACAAGGAGACGGGGGAGGTGATGTCCATCCTCAACAACGACACGTCGAACCTGGAAACGTTCTTCGACAACGCGCTGGGCGACTCGGTCCGGATCGGCGTGATCGTCGTCGGCGTGACGACGGCGTTGCTGTACACGAACCGCCAGCTCGCGCTGGTGACGCTCGGCGCGGTGCCGCTGCTGGTCGGGTTCACCTGGTGGTTCATGCGCGTCATCGAACCGCGGTACACCCGTCACCGTGAGACCATCGGGGACCTCAACACCCGCATCGAGAACGGCCTCAGCGGGATCGAACTCGTCAAGACCACGAGCACCGAGGAGTACGAGAACGACCGCGTGCGCCGCGTCTCGCGGGACGTCTTCGACGCGAACATGGACGTGTTGAAGCTGAGCTACTTCTACCGGCCGGGGATGGAACTCATCACGGGCGCGGCGCTGCTCGCGACGTTCGTCCTCGGCGGCCTGTGGGTGTTCTCCGGGCCGCCGCTGTTCTTTTCGGGGGAGTTGACGACCGGCGATTTCGTCGTGTTCATGCTGCTCACCCAGCGGCTGACCGGGCCGATGGCCCAGCTGTCGAGCATCGTCGACTGGTACGAGAACGCTAAGGCGTCGGGCAAGCGTATCTGCGGGCTGATGGACGTGCCCGTCCGCATCGAGGACGCGCCGAACGCCATCGCGCTGGAAGATGTCGAAGGCCGCGTGGAGTACGACGACGTGACCTTCGCCTACGACGACGGCGAGACGGTGCTCAACGGCGTCGACATCGAGGCCGGTTCGGGCGAGACGGTTGCCATCGTCGGCCCGACCGGGGCTGGGAAGTCCACGGTCGCCAAACTGCTCCTGCGGCTGTACGATGTGAGCGACGGTGCCGTCCGGGTCGACGGCCACGACGTACGGGACGTGCGACTCACGGACCTCCGTTCCTCGATCGGCTACGTGAGCCAGGACACGTTCCTGTTCGACGGGACAGTCGCCGAGAACATCCGCTACGGCCGGTTCGATGCCGACCGCGAGGATGTCGTCGCCGCGGCGGAGGCGGCGGAGGCCCACGGCTTCATCCAGGGGCTCTCGGAGGGCTACGATACGCGGGTCGGCGAGCGCGGCGTGAAACTCTCGGGCGGGCAGCGCCAGCGAATCGCCATCGCCCGGACGGTGTTACAGGATCCCGAGATCCTGCTGCTCGACGAAGCGACGAGCGCGGTCGACACGGAGACGGAGTACCTGATCCAGCGGTCGCTCGACCGGCTGGCGGCCGACCGGACGACGCTGGTGATCGCCCACCAGCTCTCGACGGTGAAGGACGCCGACACCATCGTCGTGCTGGACGACGGCGAGGTGGTCGAACGTGGTAGCCACGAGGAGCTACTGGCCGCCGATGGACTGTACGCGAACCTCTGGGGCGTGCAGGCCGGCGAGATCGAGTCGCTGCCCGAGGAGTTCCTGGAACGGACGGCGGAGTCCGCTGTCGAGCGGTGA